The Thermodesulfovibrio thiophilus DSM 17215 genome contains a region encoding:
- a CDS encoding transposase encodes MQKIKEMGLEDLATEIAEMEPQAAMKYITEMLLNLFMLKERDFFLKSDDSEENKANGFYPRNLACMLGNLSLKIPRDRSGQFRPQVLPKEWQRYDKDFQDLLLNLILQSYSPSRIRSLLNSLNLPYSMKE; translated from the coding sequence ATGCAAAAAATTAAAGAGATGGGCTTAGAAGATCTTGCAACAGAGATAGCAGAGATGGAACCTCAAGCTGCAATGAAATACATAACTGAGATGTTACTTAATCTTTTCATGTTAAAAGAGAGGGATTTCTTTCTTAAATCAGATGACAGTGAAGAAAACAAGGCAAATGGATTTTATCCAAGGAATCTTGCCTGCATGTTAGGTAATCTATCTCTTAAAATTCCAAGAGACAGATCAGGACAGTTTAGACCCCAGGTGTTACCAAAGGAGTGGCAGAGATACGACAAAGACTTTCAAGACTTACTGCTTAATCTGATACTACAGAGTTACTCACCAAGCAGAATAAGAAGTCTTCTTAACTCACTTAATCTTCCATATTCTATGAAAGAG
- the extJ gene encoding selenite/tellurite reduction operon protein ExtJ, with protein sequence MRKAVALMVVLTFILAVAFASFAAEAKKSDVVKGTVTKIEGNKLTIKQADGKEATVEVKDAKGIKVGDKVTVKGGVVAKEKAKDEKSPKKKAVEGC encoded by the coding sequence ATGAGGAAAGCGGTAGCATTAATGGTAGTTTTAACATTTATTCTTGCAGTAGCGTTTGCTTCTTTTGCTGCTGAGGCTAAAAAATCTGATGTTGTAAAAGGAACCGTCACAAAAATTGAAGGAAACAAGCTTACAATTAAGCAAGCTGATGGTAAAGAAGCTACAGTTGAAGTAAAGGATGCAAAAGGCATTAAAGTCGGTGACAAAGTTACAGTTAAAGGTGGTGTTGTAGCAAAGGAAAAAGCAAAGGACGAAAAATCCCCAAAAAAGAAAGCAGTTGAGGGATGCTAA